One Fimbriimonadaceae bacterium DNA window includes the following coding sequences:
- the pilM gene encoding type IV pilus assembly protein PilM, whose protein sequence is MPRDPSSRFQRRSLGIDVGSQAIKFVAADLVAERVDVQTAGSFTIPLGLVTDGIVRDPKRFGRSVRAQLLEAEVACTSTVFSVPSNLAVLRWLNMPLLEPDELREAARFKVKRHLPFPVEDAYVEASPPESVDEEGQGPALIIAVRRDVVDSRAEGLECAGLEPIGAELEAQAILRVAERRLGEQSALWRDASLTIIDVGATNTHMYVVQNQQLQFIRGVKFGANLISQTVADALDLATEEADALLSRPETVLNPDGVLHLCVEGLPACMRIQPALERLTREFLRLLRYFRSLHPERSYAGILDHVLVCGGLASLNGFAEYLEQELGLRVERARPFAGTIAKFSKSSFENVVNRQEAYTVVMGLALSGLESTRKDQGEAGLGHQFAWSRAA, encoded by the coding sequence ATGCCACGCGATCCTTCCAGCCGGTTCCAGCGCCGTTCGCTCGGCATCGACGTCGGCAGCCAGGCGATCAAGTTCGTCGCGGCCGATTTGGTCGCCGAGCGTGTGGACGTCCAGACCGCCGGCTCGTTCACCATCCCCCTCGGTTTGGTGACCGATGGAATCGTGCGCGATCCCAAGCGCTTCGGCCGCTCGGTGCGGGCGCAGTTGCTCGAAGCCGAGGTCGCCTGCACCTCCACCGTGTTCTCGGTTCCGAGCAACCTCGCGGTGCTTCGTTGGCTCAACATGCCGCTCCTCGAGCCGGACGAGCTGCGCGAGGCCGCGCGGTTCAAGGTCAAACGCCACCTCCCGTTCCCGGTCGAGGATGCGTACGTGGAAGCCTCGCCTCCCGAGTCGGTCGACGAAGAGGGGCAGGGCCCCGCGCTGATCATCGCGGTGCGGCGGGACGTGGTGGACTCGCGCGCGGAAGGGCTCGAATGCGCCGGACTGGAGCCGATCGGGGCGGAGTTGGAGGCCCAGGCCATCCTTCGCGTGGCGGAGCGAAGACTGGGTGAGCAGAGCGCGCTTTGGCGCGACGCCTCGCTCACGATCATCGACGTGGGGGCGACGAACACGCACATGTACGTCGTGCAGAACCAGCAGCTCCAGTTCATCCGAGGCGTGAAGTTCGGCGCGAACCTCATCTCCCAGACCGTCGCGGACGCGCTGGACCTGGCGACCGAGGAGGCCGACGCCCTCTTGAGCCGCCCCGAGACCGTCTTGAACCCCGACGGGGTGCTTCACCTGTGCGTCGAAGGGTTGCCCGCCTGCATGCGGATCCAACCGGCGCTCGAGAGGCTCACGCGCGAGTTCCTCCGGCTGTTGCGCTACTTCCGGTCGCTGCATCCCGAACGGAGCTATGCGGGCATTCTCGACCACGTGCTCGTGTGCGGAGGACTCGCCAGCCTGAACGGGTTCGCCGAATACCTGGAGCAGGAGCTGGGCCTGCGCGTCGAGCGCGCCCGACCGTTTGCCGGCACGATCGCCAAATTCAGCAAGAGCTCGTTCGAAAACGTGGTGAACCGCCAGGAGGCGTACACCGTCGTGATGGGTCTCGCCCTTTCCGGGCTCGAGTCCACGCGCAAAGATCAAGGGGAGGCAGGGCTTGGACACCAGTTCGCTTGGTCGCGCGCAGCGTAG
- a CDS encoding type II and III secretion system protein, whose product MSDFLMALAAGTSLLQGGTPPTVSKVRPQPTPAAVVRPSLMPIAFDWALPGPRGLASLSNVEKRARSRDEVEMPFSGAPSVPAPDKPLDLLESLGWRNPLGSPTRLQASFRNSFPGASPTWISTPALAPRVLAGPDEDWAVRQTERLEDVVQAALPVAAAGTPPSPPPGGVKRTAMDELICSLSVAEWDLAKVLQALSVQTHANLLLQAPPDTKLTISLTKVPLADMLRHICAVTNLQYLRVDNTYIVADAAKLEAAYPAEWYALHPKPDAPKTAPKEATATHVYIANYVSSQQVVEALKGIFGNQGLTVNAGPSQVTPKIVARDTGAVTGITTGTVSAAPGTDTVSRVVILQGPQDVVDAALEVAKALDVSRPQVSIGVAIYDINNDAVKDLGLSWTFGDIGISEGSVGKGLNFGDFTRVPLSFAATISALEKNDKAKQLASPNISVLDGEQAFILIGNRINYPVLIGYTQLNTPIFDKETEKVGIYLQVAASVSDSNEITLSLYPQVSSITGFLQVNGASYPQIATREAQTTLRVPSGQTIVMGGLLRDEEISNMERVPILSDIPILGELFKRRKTTKTSSQVLIAITPTVIPPKTQ is encoded by the coding sequence ATGAGCGATTTCTTGATGGCCCTCGCGGCCGGGACAAGCCTCCTCCAAGGCGGAACGCCCCCAACGGTTTCCAAGGTGCGCCCTCAACCGACGCCGGCGGCGGTGGTTCGTCCTTCGCTGATGCCGATCGCCTTTGATTGGGCCCTGCCGGGCCCGCGGGGCCTGGCATCCCTTTCCAACGTGGAGAAGCGGGCACGGAGTCGCGACGAGGTCGAGATGCCGTTCTCGGGAGCTCCCTCCGTCCCGGCGCCCGACAAGCCCCTCGACCTCTTGGAGAGTCTGGGTTGGCGAAATCCCCTGGGATCCCCCACCCGCTTGCAGGCGTCCTTCCGGAACAGCTTCCCGGGTGCCAGTCCGACGTGGATCTCCACCCCCGCTCTGGCGCCCCGAGTTCTGGCAGGGCCCGACGAGGACTGGGCGGTTCGCCAGACCGAGCGGTTGGAAGACGTGGTGCAGGCGGCCCTTCCCGTCGCGGCTGCAGGCACGCCTCCCTCGCCTCCTCCGGGAGGCGTCAAGCGCACGGCGATGGACGAACTCATCTGCAGCCTGAGCGTCGCCGAGTGGGATCTGGCCAAGGTCCTGCAGGCGCTCTCCGTGCAGACCCACGCGAACTTGTTGCTCCAGGCGCCGCCCGACACCAAACTCACGATCAGCCTCACGAAGGTTCCGCTGGCGGACATGCTGCGCCACATCTGCGCGGTGACGAACCTGCAGTACCTCCGCGTGGACAACACCTACATCGTGGCGGACGCGGCGAAGCTCGAGGCCGCCTATCCGGCCGAGTGGTATGCGCTGCACCCCAAACCCGACGCTCCCAAGACGGCTCCCAAAGAGGCGACGGCCACGCACGTCTATATCGCCAACTATGTGAGCTCCCAGCAGGTTGTGGAAGCGCTGAAGGGGATCTTTGGAAACCAGGGATTGACCGTGAACGCCGGACCGTCCCAGGTGACGCCGAAGATCGTCGCCCGCGACACCGGTGCCGTGACGGGCATCACGACCGGCACGGTGTCGGCCGCACCGGGGACGGACACGGTCTCCCGAGTCGTCATCCTTCAAGGGCCCCAGGATGTGGTGGACGCCGCGCTCGAGGTGGCCAAGGCGCTCGACGTCAGCCGGCCGCAAGTCTCGATCGGGGTCGCCATCTACGACATCAACAACGATGCGGTGAAGGACCTTGGGCTGTCCTGGACGTTCGGCGATATCGGGATTTCGGAGGGTTCGGTCGGCAAGGGCCTGAACTTCGGAGACTTCACGCGGGTGCCGCTCAGCTTCGCCGCGACGATCAGCGCGCTTGAGAAGAACGACAAGGCAAAGCAACTCGCGTCACCCAACATCTCCGTGCTCGACGGCGAGCAGGCGTTCATCCTCATCGGCAACCGCATCAACTATCCGGTGCTGATCGGTTACACGCAGCTCAACACGCCGATCTTCGACAAAGAGACCGAGAAGGTGGGCATCTACCTGCAGGTGGCCGCGTCGGTGAGCGACTCGAACGAGATCACCCTGAGCCTCTATCCCCAGGTGTCGTCCATCACCGGATTCTTGCAGGTAAACGGCGCAAGCTATCCCCAAATCGCCACGCGGGAAGCGCAGACGACGCTTCGAGTCCCGAGCGGTCAGACCATCGTGATGGGCGGTTTGCTCCGGGATGAGGAGATCTCCAACATGGAGCGCGTGCCGATCCTCAGCGACATCCCGATCCTCGGGGAGCTGTTCAAGCGCCGCAAGACCACGAAGACGTCGTCCCAGGTGCTGATCGCGATCACCCCGACCGTGATTCCCCCCAAGACGCAATGA
- the tadA gene encoding Flp pilus assembly complex ATPase component TadA, with product MNLDRSISDIFVEEGYVTREELNQILAERADTLEPVGDLLVRLKKITEKQKLKCVGLQMGVPFVDLANHELDISTARIITHPVAIRLLSIPIEKTDIAASVAMVNPLDLAAIDDLAALTGLDIDPMLATEEDIRDAIFRSFGAYDDLGEIVGEAVKGLDKDGLRMAGEDEEEEEQVNVVELKEIVEGAPVIKLANILLTRAISMRASDIHVEPHQRRVRVRFRIDGLLQEVMSIPKDLQHPLVSRIKILANLDIAERRVPQDGRCTMVSHQGEYDFRVSTYPSVFGENVVIRILDKHAATIDLNKLGMSAENKTRLIPKIEEPQGLIIVTGPTGSGKTTTLYAALHHLNAVHRNIVTVEDPVEYQLEGIIQANVNPRAGISFATGLRSILRQDPDVILVGEVRDGETASIAVEAALTGHLVLTSLHSNDSAAAITRLMDMGIEPFLIGSSITCSVAQRLVRASCPKCLETYEPEPEVLAKLNLPTDVPYRRGRGCEYCAKTGYRGRMGIYEVLDVSSDVRRMILTGNHAAEIRDQAERQGMTTLRNDARAKVLEGTTTIEEVIRVTADGM from the coding sequence ATGAACCTCGATCGCTCGATCTCCGATATCTTCGTCGAGGAAGGGTACGTCACCCGCGAGGAGCTCAACCAGATCCTTGCGGAGCGGGCCGACACCCTTGAGCCGGTCGGCGACCTGCTCGTTCGGCTCAAGAAGATCACGGAAAAGCAGAAGCTCAAGTGCGTCGGGCTGCAGATGGGCGTCCCGTTCGTCGATCTGGCCAACCACGAGCTGGACATCTCGACGGCGCGCATCATCACCCACCCCGTGGCGATCCGGCTGCTTTCGATCCCGATCGAGAAGACGGACATCGCCGCCAGCGTGGCGATGGTGAATCCGCTCGATCTGGCGGCGATCGACGATCTCGCCGCCCTGACCGGCCTCGACATCGACCCCATGCTTGCGACCGAGGAGGACATCCGCGACGCGATCTTCCGGTCCTTCGGCGCGTACGACGACCTTGGCGAAATCGTTGGCGAGGCCGTCAAGGGGCTCGACAAAGACGGGCTCCGGATGGCGGGCGAGGACGAGGAGGAAGAGGAGCAGGTCAACGTCGTCGAGCTCAAGGAGATCGTCGAGGGCGCTCCGGTCATCAAGCTCGCCAACATCCTCTTGACGCGAGCGATCTCCATGCGCGCCAGCGACATCCACGTTGAGCCGCACCAGCGGCGCGTGCGCGTGCGCTTCCGCATCGACGGCTTGCTGCAGGAGGTGATGTCGATCCCCAAGGACCTGCAGCATCCGCTGGTGTCCCGCATCAAGATTCTGGCAAACCTCGACATCGCGGAGCGGCGCGTTCCCCAGGACGGCCGCTGCACGATGGTGTCGCACCAGGGCGAGTACGACTTCCGCGTGTCCACGTACCCGAGCGTCTTCGGCGAAAACGTGGTCATCCGCATCCTGGATAAGCATGCCGCGACGATCGACCTCAACAAACTGGGCATGTCGGCCGAGAACAAGACCCGGCTCATTCCGAAGATCGAGGAGCCCCAGGGGCTGATCATCGTCACCGGGCCGACCGGCTCCGGCAAGACGACCACCCTCTACGCGGCCCTCCACCACCTGAACGCGGTGCATCGGAACATCGTGACCGTCGAGGATCCGGTCGAGTATCAGTTGGAAGGGATCATCCAGGCCAACGTCAATCCGCGCGCCGGCATCTCGTTCGCCACGGGGCTGCGCTCGATTCTGCGGCAAGACCCCGACGTGATCCTCGTCGGCGAGGTGCGCGATGGCGAGACGGCGTCCATCGCGGTCGAAGCCGCGTTGACGGGCCACCTCGTGTTGACTTCTCTGCACTCGAACGACAGCGCCGCGGCGATCACCCGATTGATGGACATGGGCATCGAGCCGTTCTTGATCGGGTCCTCGATCACGTGCAGCGTCGCCCAGCGGCTCGTGCGCGCGTCGTGCCCCAAGTGTCTCGAAACGTACGAGCCCGAACCCGAGGTGCTCGCCAAACTCAACCTGCCCACCGACGTCCCGTATCGGCGCGGCCGTGGCTGCGAGTACTGCGCGAAGACGGGCTACCGCGGACGGATGGGCATCTACGAAGTGCTCGACGTTTCGTCCGACGTTCGCAGGATGATCCTCACCGGCAACCACGCCGCAGAGATTCGGGATCAGGCCGAGCGGCAGGGCATGACCACGTTGCGGAACGACGCTCGCGCCAAGGTGCTCGAGGGCACGACGACCATCGAGGAGGTCATCCGCGTCACCGCGGACGGAATGTAG
- a CDS encoding type II secretion system F family protein, with product MQAFKYKGVDGTGQKVEGEIQGATIEDAERRLSSQMVTIIAIVPAGMRRSQKAEVSEGVQKVPRGRRKISDADLAILLHDLAVMSETGVPFVEALDAVIEGAKTPAIKAGLEHLRSEIVGGRGLSQGMKSVPWMFPTLVSDMVRVAEEGGRLDQALASASAYVERSADLRKKVVNAMLYPIVLSSVAFLTLTVLIVFVMPKFATMFEKMKGGLPLSTKILLGTGNFVRGNPLLTVGLIVGTLVGIKLLLGLPGARVVASRVAIRVPMLGELLKRLAYSRAFQSIATLLTGNVNLMAALEHGSKVAGNPIVERALMEARTSVEQGSTFSEALAQTKVFPNMLIQMAAVGERTGRLAPLMLNTTKHMEEDVDARLKALVAIVEPLMIVVMGVMVGFITLSIITPIYSVVENLK from the coding sequence ATGCAGGCATTCAAGTACAAGGGCGTCGACGGCACCGGACAGAAGGTCGAGGGGGAAATCCAAGGCGCGACGATCGAGGACGCGGAGCGCCGGCTGTCGTCGCAGATGGTCACGATCATCGCCATCGTGCCCGCGGGGATGCGCCGCTCTCAAAAGGCCGAGGTCTCCGAGGGCGTCCAGAAGGTGCCGCGCGGGCGCCGAAAGATCTCCGATGCGGACCTCGCGATCCTCTTGCACGACCTTGCCGTGATGTCGGAGACGGGCGTGCCCTTTGTGGAGGCGCTGGACGCGGTGATCGAGGGTGCGAAAACCCCGGCGATCAAAGCGGGTCTCGAGCACCTGCGATCGGAAATCGTGGGCGGCCGGGGGCTCTCCCAGGGCATGAAGAGCGTGCCGTGGATGTTTCCCACGCTCGTGTCCGACATGGTGCGCGTCGCTGAAGAGGGCGGACGGCTGGACCAGGCGCTTGCCAGCGCATCGGCGTACGTCGAGCGCTCGGCGGACCTTCGCAAGAAGGTCGTCAACGCGATGCTCTATCCCATCGTGTTGTCGTCCGTGGCCTTCCTGACCCTTACGGTGCTCATCGTCTTCGTCATGCCGAAGTTCGCCACGATGTTCGAGAAGATGAAGGGCGGCCTGCCGCTCTCCACCAAAATCCTGCTCGGAACCGGTAACTTCGTGCGGGGCAATCCGCTGCTCACCGTGGGGTTGATCGTGGGGACGCTCGTTGGCATCAAGTTGCTGCTGGGCTTGCCCGGCGCGCGCGTGGTCGCGTCCCGCGTCGCGATTCGCGTGCCGATGTTGGGCGAGCTGTTGAAGCGGCTCGCCTACTCGAGGGCGTTCCAGTCGATCGCAACGCTGCTGACGGGGAACGTGAACCTCATGGCCGCCCTCGAGCACGGATCGAAGGTGGCGGGAAACCCGATTGTGGAGAGGGCCCTCATGGAAGCCCGCACGAGCGTGGAGCAGGGAAGCACGTTCTCCGAGGCGCTCGCGCAGACGAAGGTGTTCCCCAACATGCTGATCCAGATGGCCGCGGTGGGCGAACGGACGGGTCGCCTCGCGCCCCTGATGCTCAACACGACGAAGCACATGGAAGAGGATGTGGACGCTCGATTGAAAGCCCTGGTGGCCATCGTGGAGCCTCTGATGATCGTGGTGATGGGCGTGATGGTGGGTTTCATCACCCTCTCGATCATTACCCCTATTTATTCGGTGGTCGAGAATCTCAAGTAA
- a CDS encoding type II secretion system protein GspG, which yields MKIRNRKGFTLVELLIVIIIIAILAAVVVPKFSQSSKSSKEAALRSDLKLYRNAIELFRADTGYYPLQLSDLEATSAPAQGKDSSGTSQNITAADWKGPYIDAVAANDPFGTAWKYSVTAGSVGKVTSATAGYTTW from the coding sequence ATGAAGATTCGTAATCGGAAGGGTTTCACCTTGGTGGAACTCTTGATCGTCATCATCATCATCGCCATCTTGGCGGCGGTGGTCGTGCCCAAGTTCTCGCAGTCCAGCAAGAGCAGCAAAGAAGCGGCGCTTCGGTCTGACCTCAAGCTGTATCGCAACGCGATCGAGCTGTTCCGCGCGGACACGGGGTACTACCCGCTCCAGTTGAGCGATCTGGAAGCGACGTCGGCGCCCGCCCAGGGCAAGGATTCCTCCGGCACGTCGCAGAACATCACGGCCGCCGACTGGAAGGGACCGTACATCGACGCCGTCGCCGCGAACGATCCGTTCGGCACGGCTTGGAAGTACAGTGTGACCGCAGGCTCGGTCGGAAAGGTCACATCCGCGACGGCCGGCTACACGACCTGGTAA
- a CDS encoding ATP-binding protein: MRAREDLSERDVWSLFDVSWASESGGLDGYMRTLLDRCAHWFEATGASIFLRQESGVFVLAARRGRGARFPADAKVVPGLGIAGASIESGEPLLVSDPRENARLEGKVMARTDIGSSMVVPLMTPESGCIGVVNLSRNKGMPDFDLDDLRQAKSFARHLALGVSNARLFARMNQATMQARALHERLGAVIERLVVGVIVLNRYGEVTECNPEAVSWLGSSPKDGSQWFDLLETVRPSLADPFEEVVTGALEGVATRRRAHDPGTDRAWSLTATPMPDGGATLAIHEVTEFERTQRELEQTKRLAEIGQMTAAIAHEIRNPLTGIRSAAQFLGKNPESAEEFAQIIEEEAVKLNTLCDQFLEFARPLSLRVEQVTLSDIVRKIASLHASDFEARQVRLEVQIPDHGPMIKGDPVRLEQICRNLALNALQACKPGCTVELVVNENGFEVRDDGCGMPEEVRERVFAPFFTTKPAGIGLGLSNVRKIVDAHGGSIEVDSRMGVGTTFRVSLVPRKIA; this comes from the coding sequence ATGCGTGCACGCGAAGATCTGTCCGAACGCGATGTTTGGAGTCTGTTCGACGTTTCCTGGGCTTCCGAGTCCGGGGGGCTGGACGGCTACATGCGCACGTTGTTGGATCGCTGCGCCCACTGGTTCGAGGCCACCGGCGCGTCCATCTTCCTCCGGCAGGAGTCGGGGGTGTTCGTGTTGGCCGCCAGGCGGGGGCGCGGGGCCCGCTTTCCGGCCGATGCCAAAGTCGTTCCCGGATTGGGGATCGCCGGGGCGAGCATCGAATCGGGCGAACCGCTGCTCGTTTCGGACCCTCGGGAGAACGCGCGGCTGGAAGGGAAGGTCATGGCGCGAACGGACATCGGCAGCTCGATGGTCGTACCGTTGATGACCCCCGAAAGCGGGTGCATCGGCGTGGTGAACCTCTCGCGCAACAAGGGGATGCCCGATTTCGATCTGGACGACCTGCGGCAGGCCAAGAGCTTCGCACGCCACCTCGCGCTGGGAGTCAGCAACGCCCGCCTCTTCGCCCGCATGAACCAGGCGACGATGCAGGCGCGCGCGCTGCACGAAAGGCTGGGGGCGGTCATCGAGCGGCTGGTGGTCGGCGTCATCGTCCTCAACCGCTACGGCGAGGTGACCGAGTGCAATCCCGAGGCCGTTTCGTGGCTCGGTTCGAGCCCGAAGGACGGCAGCCAGTGGTTCGATTTGCTCGAGACGGTGCGACCCTCGCTGGCCGATCCGTTCGAGGAGGTCGTCACGGGCGCCTTGGAAGGCGTGGCGACGCGTCGCCGCGCGCACGATCCGGGTACGGACCGCGCGTGGTCCCTCACGGCCACGCCGATGCCGGACGGCGGGGCGACGCTGGCGATCCACGAGGTGACCGAGTTCGAGCGGACGCAACGCGAGTTGGAGCAGACCAAGCGCCTCGCGGAAATCGGTCAGATGACCGCGGCGATCGCGCACGAGATCCGCAATCCGCTGACCGGCATTCGCAGCGCCGCCCAGTTTTTGGGAAAGAACCCCGAGTCGGCCGAGGAGTTCGCTCAGATCATCGAAGAGGAGGCTGTGAAGCTCAACACGCTTTGCGACCAGTTCCTCGAGTTCGCCCGACCCCTGAGTTTGCGGGTCGAGCAGGTGACGCTCTCGGACATCGTGCGCAAGATCGCCTCGCTCCACGCGTCGGATTTCGAAGCAAGGCAGGTGCGCCTGGAGGTGCAGATCCCCGACCACGGACCGATGATAAAGGGAGACCCGGTTCGGCTGGAGCAGATTTGCAGGAACCTGGCGCTCAACGCCCTTCAAGCGTGCAAGCCAGGGTGCACGGTCGAGCTGGTGGTCAACGAGAACGGGTTCGAGGTTCGCGACGACGGTTGCGGCATGCCGGAGGAGGTTCGGGAGCGGGTGTTTGCGCCCTTCTTCACGACGAAGCCGGCGGGGATAGGATTGGGCTTGAGCAACGTGCGGAAGATCGTGGACGCGCACGGCGGGTCGATCGAGGTCGACTCGAGAATGGGTGTCGGCACGACGTTTCGCGTCAGCTTGGTCCCAAGGAAGATTGCATGA
- a CDS encoding sigma-54 dependent transcriptional regulator: protein MKERVKILIVDDEPNIRRILEVSFDKAGFQPIVAEDGAQALELLGEHEFGCVLTDVTMPGMNGYELLREIRGRTPALPVVIMTAFGTIPQAVQAIRDGAFEYVTKPFDLDALKRVVQSALDWQPEAGAKSAARRPKKRSFQLIAESSAMRDVVQTAEQVADSRATVLITGESGVGKEVVARLLHEASGRAHQPYVPVSCAALPETLLESELFGYEKGAFTGAQGAKPGRFEMAHEGTLFLDEVGEIPPSIQVKLLRVLQEREFERLGARKPTKVDVRLITATNRDLREAVEQGTFRLDLLYRLQVVEVHIPPLRERTDDIRPLAEHFLAKYAAENGRATLAIGDAALAALRRYAWPGNVRELENTMERAVVLSAKGETSLSPALLPPTIREAA, encoded by the coding sequence ATGAAGGAAAGGGTCAAGATTCTGATCGTAGACGATGAGCCGAACATTCGGCGCATCCTCGAGGTCTCGTTCGACAAGGCGGGATTCCAGCCGATCGTGGCGGAGGATGGCGCCCAGGCCCTCGAACTGCTCGGCGAACACGAGTTTGGGTGCGTGCTCACCGACGTGACGATGCCGGGCATGAACGGCTACGAGCTTCTGCGCGAAATCCGCGGACGAACCCCTGCGCTTCCAGTCGTGATCATGACCGCTTTCGGCACGATTCCCCAGGCCGTTCAGGCGATCCGGGACGGCGCGTTCGAGTACGTGACCAAGCCGTTCGACCTCGACGCGTTGAAGCGCGTCGTCCAGTCCGCGCTGGACTGGCAGCCCGAAGCAGGCGCGAAGTCTGCCGCGCGCCGGCCGAAGAAGCGCTCGTTCCAGTTGATCGCCGAGTCTTCCGCCATGCGCGACGTCGTTCAAACGGCCGAGCAGGTCGCCGACTCGCGAGCCACGGTGTTGATCACCGGCGAGAGCGGTGTCGGAAAGGAGGTCGTGGCGCGGCTGCTGCACGAGGCCTCCGGGCGTGCGCACCAGCCGTACGTTCCCGTTTCGTGCGCGGCTTTGCCCGAAACGTTGCTCGAGAGCGAGTTGTTCGGCTACGAGAAGGGCGCCTTTACGGGGGCCCAGGGTGCAAAGCCGGGCCGCTTCGAGATGGCGCACGAGGGCACGTTGTTCCTCGACGAGGTCGGCGAGATTCCCCCGTCGATTCAAGTGAAGCTGCTTCGCGTGCTGCAGGAGCGCGAGTTCGAGCGCCTGGGCGCGCGCAAGCCCACGAAGGTCGACGTACGCTTGATCACCGCGACCAACCGCGACCTTCGCGAGGCGGTCGAACAGGGAACGTTCCGGCTCGATCTGCTCTATCGGCTGCAGGTCGTCGAGGTCCACATCCCGCCGTTGCGGGAGCGCACCGACGACATCCGGCCCCTTGCCGAACACTTCTTGGCCAAATACGCGGCCGAGAACGGTCGGGCGACGCTGGCGATCGGCGATGCGGCCCTTGCGGCGCTGCGCCGGTACGCGTGGCCCGGCAATGTGAGGGAGTTGGAGAACACGATGGAGCGCGCCGTCGTGCTGTCCGCCAAAGGCGAGACCTCGCTCTCCCCAGCGCTCCTGCCGCCCACCATCCGCGAAGCGGCCTAG
- a CDS encoding sigma-70 family RNA polymerase sigma factor: protein MSSNAVTLDPREQIRFNRLMEGTYRKVFNMAYRLAGNRSDAEDLTQEAYYRAYRSFGDYEGDRPFENWIFRIVTRLFLDLLRSRRRRIKAVSYDSPLQRDGVEDNLYFEMPDDKPNPEDHLLNNSLGENLQKTLKSLTPEQRLLVILADVEGLPYKDIAEMMGKPVGTIRSRLHRTHKLMRQRLEKLQRDRSPSVSGFAAVHMG from the coding sequence ATGTCTAGCAACGCAGTCACACTCGATCCCCGCGAACAGATCCGGTTCAACCGGCTCATGGAGGGCACCTATCGGAAGGTGTTCAACATGGCGTACCGCCTGGCCGGCAACCGGTCGGATGCCGAAGATCTCACGCAGGAGGCGTACTACCGGGCCTATCGCAGTTTTGGAGACTACGAGGGCGACCGCCCGTTCGAGAACTGGATCTTCCGCATCGTCACACGCTTATTCTTGGACCTGCTCAGGAGCCGTCGCCGAAGGATTAAGGCCGTCTCGTACGATTCGCCGCTCCAGCGCGACGGGGTGGAGGACAACCTCTACTTCGAGATGCCGGACGACAAACCGAACCCCGAGGACCACCTTCTCAACAACTCTTTGGGTGAAAATCTCCAAAAAACGTTAAAATCGCTCACGCCGGAACAGCGCCTGCTCGTGATCCTTGCGGACGTGGAAGGTCTGCCCTACAAGGACATCGCCGAGATGATGGGCAAACCCGTGGGCACCATCCGCTCCCGTCTGCATCGAACGCACAAGCTGATGCGCCAACGGTTGGAGAAGCTGCAGCGGGATCGCTCGCCGAGCGTTTCCGGGTTCGCGGCCGTCCACATGGGTTAG